A region from the Salidesulfovibrio onnuriiensis genome encodes:
- a CDS encoding Ig-like domain-containing protein gives MTVNADGTLTYTPAANYNGPDTITYTVSDGHGGESTATVAVGVTPVNDGPVAVDDTATTAEDTPVTIDVLSNDTDVEGDALSVVTDAGKAPTALHGTVTVNADGTLTYTPAANYNGPDTITYTVSDGHGGESTATVAVGVTPVNDGPVAVDDTATTAEDTPVTIDVLSNDTDVEGDALSVVTDAGKAPTALHGTVTVNADGTLTYTPAANYNGPDTITYTVSDGQGGESTATVAVGVTPVNDGPVAVDDTATTAEDTPVTIDVLSNDTDVEGDALSVVTDAGKAPRPCTAP, from the coding sequence GTGACCGTCAATGCCGACGGCACCCTGACCTACACACCGGCAGCCAACTACAACGGGCCGGACACCATCACCTATACCGTCTCCGACGGACACGGCGGCGAAAGCACCGCAACCGTGGCCGTGGGCGTTACCCCGGTCAACGACGGCCCCGTGGCCGTGGACGACACTGCCACCACCGCCGAGGACACGCCAGTGACCATCGACGTGCTCTCCAACGACACCGACGTGGAAGGCGACGCGCTCTCCGTGGTCACCGATGCGGGCAAGGCACCCACCGCCCTGCACGGCACCGTGACCGTCAATGCCGACGGCACCCTGACCTACACACCGGCAGCCAACTACAACGGGCCGGACACCATCACCTATACCGTCTCCGACGGACACGGCGGCGAAAGCACCGCAACCGTGGCCGTGGGCGTCACCCCGGTCAACGACGGCCCCGTGGCCGTGGACGACACCGCAACCACCGCCGAGGACACGCCGGTGACCATCGACGTGCTCTCCAACGACACTGACGTGGAAGGCGACGCACTCTCCGTGGTCACCGACGCGGGCAAGGCCCCCACGGCCCTGCACGGCACCGTGACCGTCAATGCCGACGGAACCCTGACCTACACACCGGCCGCAAACTACAACGGGCCGGACACCATTACCTATACCGTCTCCGACGGACAGGGCGGCGAAAGCACCGCAACCGTGGCCGTGGGCGTTACCCCGGTCAACGACGGACCCGTGGCCGTGGACGACACTGCCACCACCGCCGAGGACACGCCAGTGACCATCGACGTGCTCTCCAACGACACTGACGTGGAAGGCGACGCACTCTCCGTGGTCACCGACGCGGGCAAGGCCCCACGGCCCTGCACGGCACCGTGA
- a CDS encoding Ig-like domain-containing protein gives MTYTVSDGHGGESTATVAVGVTPVNDGPVAVDDTATTAEDTPVTIDVLSNDTDVEGDASPWSPTRARHPPPCTAP, from the coding sequence ATTACCTACACCGTCTCCGACGGACACGGCGGCGAAAGCACCGCAACCGTGGCCGTGGGCGTCACCCCGGTCAACGACGGCCCCGTGGCCGTGGACGACACCGCAACCACCGCCGAGGACACGCCGGTGACCATCGACGTGCTCTCCAACGACACTGACGTGGAAGGCGACGCCTCTCCGTGGTCACCGACGCGGGCAAGGCACCCACCGCCCTGCACGGCACCGTGA
- a CDS encoding Ig-like domain-containing protein, producing the protein MVTDAGKAPTALHGTVTVNADGTLTYTPAANYNGPDTITYTVPTDRAAKAPQPWPWALPRSTTDPWPWTTLPPPPRTRQ; encoded by the coding sequence GTGGTCACCGACGCGGGCAAGGCACCCACCGCCCTGCACGGCACCGTGACCGTCAATGCCGACGGAACCCTGACCTATACACCGGCAGCCAACTACAACGGGCCGGACACCATCACCTATACCGTTCCGACGGACAGGGCGGCGAAAGCACCGCAACCGTGGCCGTGGGCGTTACCCCGGTCAACGACGGACCCGTGGCCGTGGACGACACTGCCACCACCGCCGAGGACACGCCAGTGA
- a CDS encoding Ig-like domain-containing protein — MAVGVTPVNDGPVAVDDTATTAEDTPVTIDVLSNDTDVEGDALSVVTDAGKAPPPCTAP, encoded by the coding sequence GTGGCCGTGGGCGTTACCCCGGTCAACGACGGACCCGTGGCCGTGGACGACACTGCCACCACCGCCGAGGACACGCCAGTGACCATCGACGTGCTCTCCAACGACACCGACGTGGAAGGCGACGCACTCTCCGTGGTCACCGATGCGGGCAAGGCCCCACCGCCCTGCACGGCTCCGTGA
- a CDS encoding Ig-like domain-containing protein — MPGSNYNGPDTITYTVSDGHGGESTATVAVGVTPVNDGPVAVDDTATTAEDTP, encoded by the coding sequence ATACCCGGCAGCAACTACAACGGGCCGGACACCATCACCTATACCGTCTCCGACGGACACGGCGGCGAAAGCACCGCAACCGTGGCCGTGGGCGTTACCCCGGTCAACGACGGACCCGTGGCCGTGGACGACACTGCCACCACCGCCGAGGACACGCCGTGA